The Bacteroidales bacterium region TGCAGCCCATCAAGAAAATCTGCTTTTTATGGAGGCCATGTGGACCCGCTTTTTACCTGCCATACAAAAAGCCCGGGAATGGGTCGAGAAGGGGCAAATCGGCAATGTACAACTGATCCAGGCGGATTTTGGTGATCCCTCGCCTACCCGGCCCCAGCAAAGGCTTTACAACCCTCAACTGGCTGGTGGAGCATTGCTGGATATCGGCATCTATCCGCTGGTATTTGCCAATACCATGGCCGGGGCAATATGCAGCGAAATTCACCCTAAAGCCACATTAGGAGAAACAGGCGTTGACGAAACCACCGGTATGATCCTGCGCTACGAAAATGGTGCATTGGCCCAACTTACTTGCTCCATCAAGCATCCTACCAGCCATAAGGGACTGATATACGGCAGCAAGGGATACATCGAGATACCCGATTTTTGGAGAGCCCGCAAAGCCATTCTCAAAGATGGGCGAAAAATCCTTGAATGGACCGATGAACGGGAATCTGCAGGATTCAATTATGAGATCGAAGAAATGAACCACCTGCTTCGTGAGCATAAGAAACAAAGCGAGGTCATGCCACCCGGTCTCAGCCTGAAAAACATGGAAATGCTCGACGATATACGCAAACGCATCGGGCTGGTATATCCCTTTGAGCA contains the following coding sequences:
- a CDS encoding Gfo/Idh/MocA family oxidoreductase, producing MRIKWGIIGTGFIAGKFAEDYRFVNEGEIMAVASRSGDRADAFAGRYEIPRSYDGYDQLLKDPDIDVVYIATPHSEHYHNTLSALQHGKAVLCEKPAAVNALQLKEMIDAAHQENLLFMEAMWTRFLPAIQKAREWVEKGQIGNVQLIQADFGDPSPTRPQQRLYNPQLAGGALLDIGIYPLVFANTMAGAICSEIHPKATLGETGVDETTGMILRYENGALAQLTCSIKHPTSHKGLIYGSKGYIEIPDFWRARKAILKDGRKILEWTDERESAGFNYEIEEMNHLLREHKKQSEVMPPGLSLKNMEMLDDIRKRIGLVYPFEQDI